Proteins encoded within one genomic window of Prauserella marina:
- a CDS encoding GNAT family N-acetyltransferase, giving the protein MTERRYRLRAATSDDADQIAEIWRRGWHDGHAGRVPKQLVAARTPESFRVRAADRVADTTVAVTAGDVAGFVMVVEDEVEQVYVGADHRGSGVAAVLLGEAERLVARNGYRAAWLAVVAGNARARHFYEREGWRDEGPFGYGAATEEEIVEVPCHRYVKDLAS; this is encoded by the coding sequence ATGACCGAACGGCGCTACCGGCTGCGGGCGGCGACATCCGACGACGCGGACCAGATCGCCGAGATCTGGCGCCGAGGCTGGCACGACGGGCACGCGGGCCGAGTGCCGAAGCAGCTGGTCGCCGCGAGGACCCCGGAGTCGTTCCGGGTACGCGCCGCCGACCGGGTCGCCGACACGACGGTGGCCGTGACCGCCGGTGACGTCGCGGGCTTCGTGATGGTCGTCGAGGACGAAGTGGAGCAGGTCTACGTCGGGGCGGACCACAGGGGATCAGGGGTCGCCGCCGTCTTGCTCGGTGAGGCGGAACGTCTTGTCGCCCGCAATGGATACCGCGCGGCATGGCTCGCGGTGGTGGCTGGCAACGCGCGCGCACGGCACTTCTACGAGCGAGAAGGCTGGCGGGACGAGGGCCCGTTCGGGTACGGCGCCGCGACGGAGGAGGAGATCGTCGAGGTGCCCTGTCACCGGTACGTCAAGGATCTCGCTTCGTGA